The Hymenobacter baengnokdamensis genome includes a region encoding these proteins:
- a CDS encoding MFS transporter → MKADSLGGTFRAFRNRNYALFFTGQSISQIGTWMQRTAVIWVIYSLTHSAAMIGLAMFAQQFPSFLLSLLGGVVADRYPRYRILLVTQTASMGQAILLAALVLSGHYVIWELLVLSIILGVINAFDVPARQPLIHEMVNRKEDLPNAISLNSAMVNMARLIGPALSGLILQRFSAGFCFGLNAVSFLAVLASLLLMTFAPFKPAAVPKKVTAELAEGFQYLRATPALSRLLFFMAGMSLLVLPYDTLEPVFAKVVFGGNAATYGYLSGCVGLGALAGTFVLASAKKGADLRKFMLGSVVVLGGGLSLFSRTSYFPLALPFALLIGLGSLTPMAAAIAILQTEAAAHMRGRVMSYVAMALFGMLPLGSLLIGAISQKTGAPLAMLGQGVTALLIAAVCYPLLIPKPSIQGSETT, encoded by the coding sequence ATGAAAGCTGACTCACTCGGAGGTACTTTCCGTGCCTTCCGCAACCGGAACTATGCGCTGTTTTTCACTGGTCAATCCATTTCCCAAATTGGCACCTGGATGCAGCGCACGGCCGTTATCTGGGTCATTTATTCGCTGACGCATTCGGCCGCGATGATTGGCCTGGCGATGTTTGCGCAGCAGTTTCCTTCTTTTCTGCTGTCGCTGCTGGGCGGGGTGGTAGCCGACCGCTACCCGCGCTACCGCATACTGCTGGTGACCCAAACGGCCTCGATGGGGCAGGCTATCCTGCTGGCAGCACTGGTTTTATCCGGTCACTACGTCATCTGGGAGCTACTGGTCCTGAGTATAATCCTGGGGGTTATCAACGCCTTTGATGTACCTGCCCGGCAACCCCTGATTCACGAGATGGTGAACCGTAAAGAGGACCTGCCCAATGCCATCTCACTCAATTCAGCCATGGTCAATATGGCGCGGCTGATTGGCCCCGCCCTGTCGGGCCTGATTTTACAGCGGTTTAGCGCCGGGTTCTGTTTCGGGTTGAACGCGGTCAGTTTTCTGGCCGTGCTGGCATCGCTGCTGCTCATGACGTTTGCGCCGTTTAAGCCGGCCGCCGTCCCGAAAAAAGTGACGGCCGAGCTGGCCGAGGGCTTTCAGTACCTGCGGGCAACGCCGGCGCTTAGCCGGCTACTCTTCTTCATGGCCGGTATGAGCCTGCTGGTGCTGCCCTACGATACGCTGGAGCCGGTGTTTGCCAAGGTGGTCTTTGGCGGCAACGCCGCCACGTATGGCTATCTCAGCGGGTGCGTTGGGCTAGGAGCGCTGGCTGGTACGTTCGTGTTAGCTTCGGCTAAAAAGGGAGCTGACCTGCGAAAATTTATGCTGGGGAGCGTAGTTGTCCTGGGCGGGGGGCTGAGTCTGTTTTCCCGTACGAGCTACTTTCCACTGGCCCTCCCGTTTGCCCTGCTTATCGGCCTGGGGTCCCTTACCCCGATGGCCGCCGCGATTGCCATTCTCCAAACCGAGGCCGCTGCCCACATGCGCGGCCGGGTAATGAGCTATGTTGCCATGGCCCTATTCGGTATGCTACCGCTCGGCAGCCTGCTCATCGGCGCCATTTCTCAAAAAACAGGCGCCCCGCTGGCCATGCTTGGCCAAGGAGTTACCGCCCTGCTCATCGCGGCGGTATGCTATCCACTACTCATTCCAAAACCAAGTATTCAGGGTAGTGAAACAACCTGA
- a CDS encoding amidohydrolase family protein, whose product MRLFPYLLLALWLGTLATHAQSITIVHANVIDVATGQVQPDQTVVITGKRIVRVGPSARITPPKGRLIDARGQYLMPGLWDMHTHVYFDGTASAGTSLILPLLVANGITGIRDMGSELDSILHAREAVAAHRLLGPRLVVSGPMLDGPKSPYKASIAIATAEDGRRAVDQLKARGVDFIKVQSLVPRAAYFAIAAEARAVGLPFEGHVPDAVRASEAVAAGQRSFEHLIGIFEASSTAEDAYVAGSPKSPASLLATFDPAREATIIALLAKHREIWQCPTLFWERGQWLVDSIAWRQAPDLAYAGRSWVEQRWPRAQLSIAKNMDTDPLPMRARFVGHELDLVRKLHAAQVGFLAGTDMPAGVDLVPGVSLHLELQRFVAAGFTPLQALQTATLNPARYYGRLQDFGSVQAGRLADLVLLSANPLADIANTQRIVGVLADGQYLSRPDLDELQRRLRQVAASK is encoded by the coding sequence ACGCGCAGAGTATTACCATCGTGCACGCCAACGTGATTGACGTGGCTACCGGCCAGGTGCAGCCCGACCAGACGGTGGTTATCACCGGCAAGCGCATTGTTCGGGTTGGGCCATCGGCCCGCATTACGCCTCCCAAGGGCCGTCTTATCGACGCCCGTGGCCAATACCTCATGCCGGGGCTGTGGGATATGCACACCCACGTCTATTTCGACGGCACGGCCAGCGCCGGCACCAGCCTGATTTTGCCGCTGCTGGTGGCCAACGGCATTACCGGCATCCGGGACATGGGCAGCGAGCTGGACTCCATTCTGCACGCGCGGGAGGCCGTGGCGGCCCACCGCCTGCTGGGCCCGCGCCTGGTGGTGAGCGGCCCGATGCTCGACGGCCCCAAATCGCCTTACAAGGCCTCCATTGCCATTGCTACGGCCGAAGACGGCCGCCGGGCAGTCGACCAGCTTAAGGCGCGCGGGGTCGATTTTATCAAGGTTCAGTCGCTGGTGCCCCGGGCCGCGTACTTCGCCATTGCTGCCGAGGCCAGGGCCGTGGGCCTGCCCTTTGAGGGGCACGTACCCGATGCCGTGCGGGCCAGTGAGGCCGTAGCGGCCGGCCAGCGCAGCTTTGAGCACCTGATTGGCATTTTTGAGGCCAGCTCGACGGCCGAGGATGCCTACGTGGCCGGCAGCCCCAAGTCGCCGGCCAGCCTGCTGGCCACCTTCGACCCGGCCCGCGAGGCCACTATTATTGCGCTGCTGGCCAAGCACCGCGAAATATGGCAGTGTCCCACGCTGTTCTGGGAGCGCGGCCAGTGGCTGGTTGATAGCATTGCGTGGCGGCAAGCCCCCGACCTGGCCTACGCGGGCCGCAGCTGGGTAGAGCAGCGCTGGCCCAGGGCCCAGCTCAGCATTGCCAAGAATATGGATACCGACCCGCTGCCGATGCGGGCGCGCTTCGTCGGCCACGAGCTCGACCTGGTGCGCAAGCTTCACGCGGCGCAGGTGGGCTTCCTGGCTGGTACGGATATGCCGGCCGGGGTCGACCTGGTGCCCGGCGTGAGCCTGCACCTGGAGCTTCAGCGCTTTGTGGCGGCGGGCTTCACTCCCCTGCAAGCCCTGCAAACGGCCACGCTCAACCCGGCCCGGTATTATGGTCGCCTCCAGGACTTTGGCTCGGTGCAGGCCGGCCGCCTCGCCGACCTGGTGCTGCTCAGTGCCAACCCCCTGGCCGACATTGCCAACACCCAGCGCATTGTGGGCGTGCTGGCCGACGGGCAATACCTGTCGCGGCCCGACCTGGATGAGCTGCAGCGCCGCTTGCGGCAAGTAGCAGCCAGCAAGTAG
- a CDS encoding alpha/beta fold hydrolase has product MKNPLLLLLLCCVQLLPAAGWAQSKYPAPVEGDFMLPKFRFESGETLPTLTIHYTTVGQPRRDKAGKIVNAVLIMHGTTGAGSNFLSEQFAGHLFGPGQLLDAAKYYNILPDAIGHGRSSKPSNGLRMKFPKYNYDDMVVANYQLLTEKLGVAHARLVMGTSMGGMETWVWGYKYPDFMDALLPLASLPVEIAGRNRMLRKMAIDLIEMDPAWQGGAYTTEPKVGLTGAESSLIFMTSSPKQLQKQAPTRELAEAALAKIEARYYSSLDANDMIYQFDASRDYNPAPHLAAIKAPLFAINSADDQVNPPELGILETEIKRVAKGRYILLPITDLTTGHGTHSNPAVWGNYLQELLTLSEKPAH; this is encoded by the coding sequence ATGAAAAATCCTTTACTGCTACTGTTGCTTTGCTGCGTGCAGCTGCTACCTGCTGCTGGCTGGGCCCAAAGCAAGTACCCGGCTCCGGTAGAGGGCGATTTTATGCTGCCGAAGTTTCGCTTCGAAAGCGGCGAAACACTGCCCACGCTCACTATTCACTATACCACGGTTGGGCAGCCCCGCCGGGATAAAGCCGGGAAAATCGTGAACGCGGTGCTCATCATGCACGGCACCACGGGGGCAGGCTCCAACTTTTTGAGCGAGCAGTTTGCCGGCCACCTGTTTGGGCCGGGGCAGCTGCTCGATGCCGCGAAGTACTACAACATCCTGCCCGATGCTATCGGCCACGGCCGGTCGAGCAAGCCCAGCAACGGCCTACGGATGAAATTTCCAAAATATAACTATGACGATATGGTCGTCGCCAACTACCAGCTCCTGACCGAGAAGCTGGGCGTAGCGCACGCCCGCCTGGTAATGGGCACCTCAATGGGTGGCATGGAAACCTGGGTGTGGGGCTATAAATACCCCGACTTTATGGACGCGCTGCTGCCCCTGGCCAGCCTGCCGGTCGAGATAGCCGGCCGCAACCGCATGCTGCGCAAGATGGCCATCGACCTGATTGAGATGGACCCGGCCTGGCAGGGCGGCGCGTACACTACCGAGCCGAAAGTGGGGCTCACCGGGGCTGAGTCGTCGCTCATCTTTATGACCAGCAGCCCGAAGCAGCTGCAAAAGCAAGCCCCCACGCGCGAGCTGGCCGAAGCGGCCCTGGCCAAAATCGAAGCCCGCTACTACAGCTCGCTCGATGCCAACGACATGATTTATCAGTTTGATGCCTCGCGCGACTACAACCCTGCCCCGCACCTGGCAGCCATCAAAGCGCCGCTGTTTGCCATCAACTCGGCCGACGACCAGGTGAACCCGCCGGAGCTGGGCATTCTGGAAACCGAAATCAAGCGGGTGGCGAAAGGCCGCTATATTCTGCTGCCCATCACTGACCTCACCACCGGGCACGGCACGCACTCCAACCCGGCAGTTTGGGGAAACTACTTGCAGGAATTGCTGACACTGAGTGAAAAGCCGGCGCACTGA
- a CDS encoding amidase, with protein sequence MSLTQKNSLYLFLLLCAALLGASCNQAPRQQPAAHPHFEVTEASVADVQQALKRGDCNCEQLVQAYQARIAAYDQPTRLNAIVVTNPQALAQARQLDAEYRRTGKLRPLHCIPLIVKDNYNTAGLQTTAGSLALKGFAPTEDATLVKKLKAAGAIVLAKSNMAEWAFSPMVTISSIAGETRNPYNLAHVPAGSSGGTAAAVAASFGTAGLGTDTGNSIRGPSSHNALVGFRPTLGLLSRAGIAPLYLRNDTGGPMARSVADATRLLDAMATGPDPADPLTAYCAGKIPAGGYQQFLKKDGLQGARIGVLRTLSERHPDPQVKALFAQAVADLRKAGAVVVEVEIPNFAQVSSGQWASVFKHDINQYLAALGPKAPVHNIDEVLASGKYSAYIKENLQDELAHGVAPSASVAGRGEAYTDPRRIAFRNAVTAVMDRYQLGALVYPTWNNPPAKIGDFKGYQGDNSQLIAPHTGQPAFTVPMGFTYDNLPAGLQFLGRSFDEPTLITYAYAYEQATHHRRAPARFPALPVPPAAGK encoded by the coding sequence ATGAGCCTTACTCAAAAAAACAGCCTGTACTTATTCCTGCTGCTGTGCGCTGCGCTGCTAGGAGCCAGCTGCAACCAGGCACCCCGCCAACAGCCGGCAGCCCATCCGCATTTTGAGGTAACCGAAGCCTCGGTTGCCGACGTGCAGCAGGCCCTGAAGCGGGGCGACTGCAACTGCGAGCAGCTGGTACAGGCGTACCAGGCCCGCATTGCGGCCTACGACCAGCCCACCAGGCTCAACGCTATCGTCGTTACCAATCCGCAGGCGCTGGCGCAGGCGCGGCAGCTTGATGCTGAATATCGCCGCACCGGCAAGCTGCGGCCCCTGCACTGCATCCCGCTCATTGTGAAGGATAATTACAACACGGCTGGCCTCCAAACCACGGCCGGCTCGCTCGCCCTCAAAGGCTTTGCGCCGACGGAAGACGCCACCCTGGTGAAAAAGCTGAAAGCTGCCGGGGCTATTGTGCTGGCTAAGTCTAATATGGCCGAATGGGCCTTTAGCCCGATGGTCACTATCAGTTCGATTGCGGGCGAAACGCGCAATCCCTACAACCTGGCGCACGTGCCGGCCGGCTCGAGCGGCGGCACGGCGGCCGCGGTGGCCGCCAGCTTCGGCACGGCAGGCCTGGGCACCGACACCGGCAACTCTATCCGGGGGCCTTCGTCGCACAACGCCCTGGTGGGGTTTCGGCCCACGCTGGGGCTGCTGAGCCGGGCGGGTATTGCGCCGCTGTACCTGCGCAACGATACCGGCGGCCCCATGGCCCGCTCGGTAGCCGACGCCACCCGGCTGCTCGACGCAATGGCCACCGGCCCCGACCCGGCCGACCCGCTCACCGCCTACTGCGCCGGCAAGATTCCGGCCGGCGGCTACCAGCAGTTTCTGAAAAAAGACGGGCTCCAGGGGGCGCGCATCGGGGTGCTGCGCACGCTCAGCGAGCGCCACCCCGACCCGCAGGTGAAGGCGTTGTTTGCGCAGGCCGTGGCCGACCTGCGCAAGGCGGGCGCCGTGGTAGTAGAGGTGGAAATCCCGAATTTTGCCCAGGTCAGCAGCGGCCAGTGGGCTTCGGTTTTTAAGCACGACATCAACCAATACCTGGCTGCGCTTGGCCCCAAGGCACCCGTGCACAACATCGACGAGGTGCTGGCTTCGGGCAAATACTCGGCTTATATTAAAGAGAATCTGCAAGACGAGCTAGCGCACGGGGTTGCGCCGAGCGCCAGCGTAGCCGGCCGCGGCGAAGCCTACACCGACCCGCGCCGCATTGCCTTCCGCAACGCCGTAACGGCCGTGATGGACCGCTACCAGCTCGGCGCGCTCGTGTACCCGACCTGGAATAACCCGCCCGCCAAAATCGGGGATTTCAAGGGCTACCAGGGCGACAACAGCCAGCTGATTGCCCCGCACACCGGCCAGCCGGCCTTCACCGTGCCCATGGGCTTCACCTACGATAATCTGCCCGCCGGCCTCCAGTTTCTGGGCCGCTCGTTTGATGAGCCCACGCTCATTACCTACGCCTACGCCTACGAGCAGGCTACGCACCACCGCCGGGCCCCGGCCCGGTTTCCGGCCCTGCCTGTGCCGCCGGCCGCGGGCAAGTAG